In the Tautonia rosea genome, one interval contains:
- a CDS encoding MazG nucleotide pyrophosphohydrolase domain-containing protein, giving the protein MSESSAGGMTLGALQRRIASLYGVKDAARGDAATFLWLTAEFGELAEALRSGSDEDLALEMADVLAWLATLANLRGIDLDAAVRRKYGQGCPGCGGEPCRCDPSEKP; this is encoded by the coding sequence ATGAGCGAATCTTCCGCCGGAGGGATGACGCTGGGCGCGTTGCAGCGTCGAATCGCCTCGCTCTACGGCGTCAAGGATGCCGCGCGAGGTGACGCCGCGACGTTCCTCTGGCTGACCGCCGAGTTCGGCGAGCTGGCCGAGGCGCTTCGCAGCGGGAGCGATGAGGATCTCGCCCTGGAGATGGCCGACGTGCTCGCCTGGCTGGCGACACTGGCCAACCTTCGCGGGATCGACCTCGACGCGGCGGTGCGGCGCAAGTACGGCCAGGGCTGCCCCGGCTGCGGTGGCGAACCTTGCCGCTGCGACCCGTCCGAGAAGCCCTGA